The Leptospira sp. WS60.C2 genome includes the window AAAGCGCTTGCGGCTTTGAAGTAATTCCGCTACGTTCTTTAGTTGAACTACGAATATGCGAAAATATGGCAACCTAACACACTCATCTGTTTCTGAAAAAGAACCAGAGTCGATTATCGAAATCCATCTCAAACCCTTGGATTTGATGCGTTATTGGCGTAGGATTGGAATTCTTTCTGATTTTATCGGTTACTTTTATGGGTTCTCATTTTTGCCGAATGTTCCCACCGATTCTATGGACATGAAGAATTCGGAGATTGTGAATTCTATCTCAACGGTATTCAATGAACTGTTAGAAAACGCAGCTAAATACTCTTATGACAAAAAGGCAGACATAGAAATCTCCCTCATTCACAGAGGGAGATCCTTTGAGATGCTTGTTCGAAACAAAACAAACGAGTCCAATGTGGCGGCCTATGAAAAAAGCTTAAAAGAAATTTTCTCTGCAAACGATTTAGAGAAATTGTACTTTCAAAAAATTGAATCCAATGATCCCGAATCGAGTCGATCTGGGATTGGCCTCATCATGGTTCTAAAAGATTATCCAGTGGAGATGGAAGTGACTTTGGAAACAGAAGGAGATCATACGATCATCACAAGTCGCATCATTTACTTTACAGACGTGTCCCCTCAATCATAATCTCTAAAATCTGCAAGACCTCTTTTTGAAAGGTTTGTTTTTCTTCCTCAGAAGATTGGATCGCCTTCCATTTTCGTTCATTGAGTACGGCAAATCCATGCACCCCACTCCAAAAGCTCATCATCAGAGTGGCGGTTGGTACCGATTTTTTTAATACCAGCTGATTTTGTCCATATTCCACAATTCGAAACATTCCCAGATAGGCATCTTGTCCACACTTGCGGAGTTCCTCCGAAACAGGATCTCCGGAAACATAAATTTCACCACCAAACATAAGTTCTGTCCTTCTTGGATTGTTGAGTAACAGATAAATGTATTCTTCCCCTGCTTTACGGATTTTTTGCAAAGGATCTTTTGAACTTTCCCATGCTCGGATCATAGCGAATGACAATTCTCGAAACCCTTCCGCCACAAGTGCTTGGAGAAGATCCATTTTCTTTGGAAAATGCCTGTAGGGTGCGGTGTGGCTCACACCAAGGTCTTGCGCAATGTCCCGAAGGCTTAAAGAAGACACTCCTGTTTTCTCC containing:
- a CDS encoding TetR/AcrR family transcriptional regulator gives rise to the protein MKPSKKQSVPKNPKSTSKKPTIPEAQISGYHHGNLREEVLAHSRTVLEKTGVSSLSLRDIAQDLGVSHTAPYRHFPKKMDLLQALVAEGFRELSFAMIRAWESSKDPLQKIRKAGEEYIYLLLNNPRRTELMFGGEIYVSGDPVSEELRKCGQDAYLGMFRIVEYGQNQLVLKKSVPTATLMMSFWSGVHGFAVLNERKWKAIQSSEEEKQTFQKEVLQILEIMIEGTRL
- a CDS encoding DUF6272 family protein codes for the protein MRKYGNLTHSSVSEKEPESIIEIHLKPLDLMRYWRRIGILSDFIGYFYGFSFLPNVPTDSMDMKNSEIVNSISTVFNELLENAAKYSYDKKADIEISLIHRGRSFEMLVRNKTNESNVAAYEKSLKEIFSANDLEKLYFQKIESNDPESSRSGIGLIMVLKDYPVEMEVTLETEGDHTIITSRIIYFTDVSPQS